The stretch of DNA CGCGAGCGTCCCGATCTCCGGTTCGGCCTATGCCTACGGCTACGGCACGCTCGGCGAATTTGTGGCGTGGATCATCGGCTGGGATTTGATTCTGGAATATGCCTTCGGCGCGGCCACCGTGGCGGTCGGCTGGTCGGGGTATCTGGTCAGTTTGCTCAAAGACTTTCACATTACATTCCCGGCGCGCTTAAGCGTGGGGCCGTGGAATACGGTGACGCTGGCGGATGGCAGCACCGTCTCAGGCATCATCAATTTGCCCGGCTTGTTGATCGCTGTTGGCGTGACGCTTTTGCTGATCAAAGGCATCAAGGAATCCGCGTCCTTCAATTCGATCATCGTCATGGTCAAGGTGGTGGTGGTGCTGCTGTTTATTGTCGCGGGTGTCGGTTATGTCAACAAACACAATCTGGGCATGGGTTGTGCGCCCGGCACGCCGGGTTGCGCGGAATTTATGCCCTTCGGGTTCGGCGGCGTCATCACCGGGGCGGCGGTAATTTTCTTCGCCTACATCGGCTTTGATGCTGTGTCCACCGCCGCGCAGGAATCAAAGAATCCCCAACGCGACATGCCCATCGGCATTCTCGGTTCGCTGGCGATCTGCACGGTGCTTTACATCCTGGTGGCGGGCATCATGGTTGGGCTGGTGGATTACAAGCTGTTGACCAATGCGGCGGCGCCCATCGCCGTGGCGATTGACGCAGCCTTGCAACAAGCCCAAGGCACGACGATGGGAACGATCCTGAAAGTCTTCCCGACCATCATCAAAGTTGGCGCCGTCTTGGGCCTGAGTTCGACGATGGTCGTGATGGTGATGGGGCAGCCGCGCGTTTTCTATTCGATGTCCAAAGACGGCTTGCTGCCGACCTGGGCGGCCAAGGTGCATCCGAAATACCGCACGCCGCACATCACGACGGCCATCACCGGCACCATCGTGGCGATTCTGGCGGGCTTCGTGCCCATCAGCCTGCTGGGCGAACTCGTCAGCATCGGCACCCTCTTCGCGTTCGTGATCGTGGGCACGGGCATCATCATCCTGCGCAGCACCAACCCCGATATGCCGCGTCCGTTCAAAGTACCGCTCTCGCCGTTCGTGCCCATCGGCACGGTGCTTTCGGCGGCGTACTTGATGAATAGCTTGCCGCTGGATACCTGGATTCGGCTGATTGATTGGATGTCCATCGGCTTGGTGATTTACTTTGCCTACAGCTACTCCAACAGCAAGCTCAGCGCCACTGGGACGCGTACCTCCACCGCGACGACAGCGGCTGCGGGCTACACGCCGCCGGTTGCGGCCTTGGTCGGCATCGGTGCCACCATCCTGCTGACGGTTTGGCAGGTGAATAAATACATCCCCAATGCCGGGCTGGTTGATCACGGCATACGGCTGTTCTTCTGGATCGTGGTGGGCGTGCTGGTGGTGATGCTGATGTATGGCAAAAAGGACGGCAGCGTTGGACGTAGCGCGCAGGTCAAAACGATTGGCTTGCTGGTGTCGCTAGTGAATATGGCGGTGTGGATCGGCATCACGTATTGGTTCTTTGCCCATTACGCCGAGATGAAGACCCATTGATTGGGCAAACCAGAAAGCTTGTTAGAAAAGGAAACGGCGGCCAGTCATTGGCCGCCGTTTCCTTACTTTGGCTGGGCGGAACCTTTGGAGTGCGGGCGGCACAGGCCGCCGCTTTGGTAATCTCTTTGAATATCCGTGCATTCGAGTGGACTACCAAAGCGGCGGCCTGTGCCGCCCGCACTCCAAAGACGCGGTGCGTCGAAATACGCAGAGGCGTCAGTTATTTTGCCAAATAGTTCCGATGCACCCAGGCGTCATTGCGGGCGCGGTCACGCACCTCAAACACGACATTCTTTTCCGACTCGTGTTTGACCATCCGCGTGCGCGGCCGCAGCGTTTTCACTTCAGCTTTGCCACTCTCGGCATCGCGGAAAAAAGCCTGTGCCAGATCGGTCCTCACCGGTTCGAACTTTCCGCTTTCGTCAAATTCGGCAAAGGCCTCGACGGCACTGGCCTCCAGCAGTTTCGGCCACAGCTTTTTGAACAGCGCGTTTGACGCATAAACATCGGCGCTGTTGAGCTGTCCGTTGATGGCGAAGACATAGCCGGTCACGTCCGGTTTGCCCGCGATGATCGCAGCGAGTTGGTTGACGTAATCAGCAGAAGATTCCTTGACGTTTTTGTTTTCCAAGGTCAGTTGCAAACTCGTCGGCGAAGCTTGCGAAACGACCGCAGTCAAGCCTGATTGTTCGGCCAGCATCAAGCTCGCGCTGGGAGCAGAAAGCACGCCTTGACTGATCCTGACGGTATTCTGGCCTCTCTCGGCAGCGTTCATTGGCGGCACAGGTGTGGCAGGCGGCGGAGCAAACTGCCCCGCGCGGAAACCTGAAGCGCTGCCACCACCAGCCCCCATCGCTCTCCCGCCAGCCACGCCGCCCGGCACGCCTTTCGCCGCCACATAATTTTTCGCCAGCTTGGCCTGCGCCACGCTGACGTTTTCCCAAACCTCGCTTTGCGATTGCGAATTGCGCGCGGCCAGCTTCAGCCCTTTCGTCGCCAGCATCTTGTCCGAAGCGCTGAAGGCCGTCACCGCTTCCCGTCCGCGCTGGCTCCAGCGGCTGTGTTCAACGCAAAACGCATCAATCTGGATGCGACCCGATTTTGGCGGCAGGATCAGGTCGAGCGCCAACACGCGGTCTTGCTGCCCGCCTTTGACGATGTCGCCGGCCTGCACAAAGACCTCTTCGGTCGAACGGTTTTGGATGGTCAGTTCGTTGACGTCGCCGGTCTCGCGCACGACGACTTTCTTTTGCCGCATGGCTTCCTGCAAGGTCAAATACGTCTTGCCGCCGGTTTGTCCTGCTTGATTCGCGCCGTGCACCAGAAAGACGCTCAGGTTCTTGTGCGTGAAGGGGCCTGAAAGCTTGTACGGCGAGTTTTGTGCTGCCGCGCCGGTGTTGGCAGTTGATTGCCCATTGCGTTGCTGGGCCTGTGATTGCGCCAAGCCGCCCAGCGCCAGACACACAGCGGCCAACGTGAATGCGAAGAACATCAATTTTCGTTGCATACTTCCTCCCTGCCGAGAAAACAGGTTGCGAACACAGACAGCCCGCGCGCGCCTGCAAAAGCGGACTTGCCCAAGATGGATGATGAGATGCGCAAGCGGGAGTTGGCGCCCACGCGCGTTGGGTTGTGTGAAGTTTGCGGGAAGTGTTTGCGCATGTCTGCCGCTCAGACACGCGCGCTGAAAAACAGTTCACCGCGCCCAGTTGGAATTTCAGTTGGCGCTTGGTTGAACAGCTTCTATCGGCCCGATGTGGTTTGAACAATCGAGCAGACGCTTCTTGCATGGCTTTTGTTCCGAGCGGTGGAAATTGGTGGTGAGGGGCAGAACGTATAGCGAACCTAAATCGGTTGTGGAACAAGATGGTATCTTGTTCCGCTGAATTAGGAAAAAGATACCATCTTGTTCCACAACCCAATCACATTTCCCATAGCGTTGTATGGTCGTGACGTGTAGCGGCAAGCTGATTTTAGCCCGGTGTTTCAAAGCTTTGTCATTACCTAAACCTTGCACGATTTCAGCCCGCGAACGCGGGCGGCAGCATAAAGCCTGGGGTGAAGGCGTTAGCCGAAACCCCAGGTCGTGCGCAAAATTGAATTTTCCAGCCCACGAAGTGGGCGACAGACATTGATTGGCTGGCGACGCTCTGCCGCCCGCGTTCGCGGGCTTAGCTCATAATCGCCAATGTTCCCAGGGTTCCGCGCGCTGGCGCGCTGCACCCTGGGCTTTATGCTGACGCCCGCATTCGCGGGCTAAAAACCAAGGCGCACGTTTCGCGCATAAGTTTGGGTAACGACAAGGCATTGAAACATCCGGCTACAATCAGCCGCCGCGCTGTGGCGAAGCAGTCAAGCCCGCCTTCCATTTTGCACACGTTATTCCGCCAGCCACCGCAGCGCCGCCGCTTCGTCTTGTTCGATGGCGAGTTCGACGGCGCGTTTGGCGGATTCAAGGATTGAATTGGATTGCTGCCGTAAGGCGAATGACTGTTGGATCATTTTGCTGATTCGCGCCTGCAAATCGCTAGTTGCGGACGATGGCGCGTAAACCAGAAAACGGCCAATTTGATGCGGGTAAAGTTCCAATTGCCCGGAAGAGCCGCACTGATATTTTTCGCTCTGCATTTGCCCGGCAATAGAGTTGAGGTAGAGCATCAGATAGTACGGATCGCAAAGTTCGTGGCTGACTCGGATCATGGTTACGTGATTATCCGCCACGGCTGGCAAGTCGTGATCGTAGATTGAGGCGCGCCCTAGTGTGCCTCGCCCTGTGCCGTTGATAAGCACATCGTCGCGTTGCAAACGGCCCTTGCTGGTTTGGGTGGTTTGGTAAAACTCCAGACTGGTGCATTCGGATTCGTCTAGTAAAACGCCGTGAGGCCGAACAGCTTTGCTGGCGATGACGAAGACCTTGCCGCCTTCGACGAACTCAGGTTGCACGCCGCGATGGATCTCTTCGCGGCAAAGAGTCAGCAACTCGACCGCTCCTTTCTTGCTCAACCGGATTGCCAGTTCTTGATGGCGCGGCTCGTAAAATTCAGCGTCGAGCCGTTCACCATTGGTGAATACTTCTTTGAACGATTTGATCGCGCTCTGTTCGTCCGGCGGCTGCCAGTCGCGCAAGCCCAGTTCCGCCAGCAGCAGGCGTTCGGCGTCGGCGTAGAGGGCTTGGCTTTGTACCAGTTTCTGATGGGCGGCTTTGAATACTTGTTCAACTCGAGTTTGAAAGCCTTCTGATTGAATCGGAATTAATAGCTTTTCGAGTTGCCAGATAAACGTATGTTGTTGAACGCTCCCGACTGGCAAGCGCCTCATCTGCGCTTTGCCATGCTCGCTACATAGAAAAGTACAAAGGAAGTACGGATTTAGACCTGAGGATGTCGTGATCTTTGCAATGTCTTGATTGGAATTAACAGGGTAATGCCAATCGTTCATTGCAACCGCCGCATTGCCCACTGTACCGGACATTGTAAGCAAGACCATTCCCGGTCGGACTTCAGATTTCCAAAGTAACGCGTTTGCAGCTTCGTCTATGTAAAGGCAATCGTTGAAGTCAACGACTCCATCTTTGATATTTTGCCCGCGTAAGAAAGGGGTTCCGTTTTCAAGGTAGTCAATCTCATTGCAGAGGGAATAGGCTCCAAAGCTCTTGATACTTTTACGCAAGCCCAAGAGATAAGACCAAGGCTTGCTCTTAATGAGTTTTTCATTCGCAAGAAATTCTTTCTGGTAGTAGTCGCTGTCGAGCCTAAGCACATCATTTTCACGCAAAACTTCACTCAACCTCATTTCAGCAACTTCTAGCCCGTCCAACAAAGCCTTGTACTTCGCTTCATCAAACGGGCCTACCGAAAAAAAGAGAGCTTTTCCTTCTTGGCAAACTCGATGAAGGCCTCGGCAATGCCGTCTTGCGTCTTGCCGTCAGTGTTGAACAGGTCGTGCTCCACAATCGGGTGCTGGTAGTCGTCGAGCAGCCGCGCGCCGTTGCGCGTCTCATAAATCTTCTCGCCCGAGTTGTCCTTGCCCGGTTTGCGCTGGGTGGCGAAGAAGATGTTGTAATCGTCACGGCGCGGGCAATAGCTACCGGATTGCTTATCGTCATTCCACTTCTGCACAAAGAGCACGCTAGTTTTGGTGCCGGTGTGCGGTTTGAAGGTGTTGCCGTGCAGCCCGACAACGGCCAGGATGCGGCAGCGTTCGGCGATGAATTCGCGGATGCGTTTGTCCGAAGAGTTATTGAAACGGCCTTGCGGCAACACGACCGCCATGCGCCCGCCGGGTTTCAGGAAATCCAGATTGCGTTCGATAAACAGGATGTCGCGCCCGACGGCGGATTCATTCTTGCCGTTGCCCTTGCGCCCCAATTCATATTTCGCCAGCATCCGCGTCTCTTTGATGTCACCTGCGAACGGCGGATTGGCGAGCAGCACGTCGAATTGAAAATCGCGGTAGCCGGTTTTGTCGCCGCGCAATCGCTTCAACCGTTTGAAGCCTTCGTTGTAGGTGTCGTTCCAATCCTCTTCGTCGGTGCGCTCTTCCCAGCGTTCGTAATCGAGCGTGTTCAAATGGAGCACGTTGGTCTGGCCGTCGCCCGCAATCAGGTTGAGCGTGCGCGCAACGCGGACGCTCTTCTCGTCAAAATCAATCGCAAAGACTTTCTCGTTGACGTACTTCTCGCAACGGCGCGGCTTCTTTTCGGCGGTGAACAAGTGGCTGGGTTCCTTGCCAAGATCAGCGTAAATCTGTTTCCAAACGTGAAAGATGCTGTGGACAGGGAAGCCCGACGAACCGGCGGCGGTGTCAATCAGGTATTCGTGCTCCTGTGGGTTGAGCATCTTCACGCACATATCAATCACGTAACGCGGCGTGAAATACTGACCCTTCTCGCACTTCGACGATTTGTTGACCAAGTATTCAAAGGCTTCGTCAATGACTTCCAGATTGGAGTTGAAGAACTTGACGTTTTGCAGCGAGGCGATGCAAACCGACAGATGCGAACGAGTCAGCGCGATCTTGGTATCGGGTGAAAAGACGCCCTGCCATTCCTGCTTGGCCTCTTCAAACAAGGTCTGAATCTTCTCGCGCAACTGCGCCTCGCTCTGGCCGGTGTTGCGGAATTCGAGCAAGCGTTTCGCGTCGCGCGTGCCTTCGTATTCGTCATACAGCTTGGTAAAGATCAGCTTGAAGACCTCTTCAAACACGTCCACGCCCGCGTTGGCTAAAACCTCATCCTCCATTTCCAGAATCAGGTCGCACAGCGATTTGCCCTCAGTCGTCAGCTTGTCGTGTGCAATCAGATCAGCGATGCGGAACTGTTAGTTGAGGATGTCGGCCAAGGTTTGCTTGGCCTTCGGCAGGTCGGTCAGGTCTTCAAAGAAGTTTGGGTCTTTGCGGTGGTAATAGGAAATCTGCCCGCCGTTCGTCCACACGCCGATGGGCGCGCCCGTCGCGTGGCAATACGATTTGAGCTGATCCTTGCCCTCTTTCAGCTTCGGCTTTTTGAGTTCGATGATGATGTAAGCCGAAGTCGGATGATCTTTGTCGAGGATGACAATGTCGGCTTTCTTCTTGTCCGCGCCCATCTGCACCGGCCATTCGACCGCCAGCCGGTCTTTTGCGTAGCCGTAGTCTTTGACCAAACGGCGCAAATAAAGCTGGCGCACAATCTCTTCCGGCGTCAACTTCAATTCCTTGCCGCGCACCAGACAGGGAACGAACTCAGCAGGCTTGCCCTTGAACTCTTTGACGATGATCGAAGTTTCAAAGGCTTTGATTTCGGTATCGGTGAACAGTGTGAGCGCGTAGTTCGACTCTTTGAGCAATTGACGATATTCCATCTTTCTTCCTAAAAGCAGTTTATGGGTCTGGTTAAACGGTCTTCGTCACCTTCGATAACGAACGCGGCTGATCCGGACTCAACCCTTTCGCCTCCGCCAGCAACGCGGCGAACAACTGCGCGGGGATCACATACGGAATCGGCGAGAGCAGTTCGCTGATGAGTTGCGGGATTTTGATTGCGCGGGTGGCGGCTTTGATGGCCGCCGCTTCGCTGGAAATCACGACTGTTTCGCCGCCGATCTTTTTCAACCTGGCGAGCAATTCGAGTTGGCCTTTCAACGTCGGCCCCGGTGGCGCAAAGAGAAACGCCGGGAAGCCGCGATCCATCATGGCAATCGGGCCGTGCAGGAAGTCAGCGCCCGAAAAGCGTTCGGCCACGACATAGCAGGTCTCCATCAGCTTGATGGCGAACTCATAGGTGTTCGCGTAATGCAGCCCGCGCCCGACGACGACGCAATGATTCATATAAGCATAGCGTTCGACCATCGCGGCGACCTGCGGTTGCAGTTGCAACGTGGCCGCCGCGAGTGCGGGGATGCGTGCGACCTCTGCGCCTTTGCGCACGCCGCTCAGGGCTTCGGCCAGCAGGTGGAACATCAGCAGTTGGCCGGTGTAGGTCTTGGTTGCCGCGACGCTCTTTTCGCGGCGGGCGCGAATCAGGAAAGTCTCGTCGGCCAATTCGGCCATCGCCGATTCGGCTTCGTTGGTGATCGCGAGCGTGGTCGCGCCGCAACGTTTGGCGTTTTCGAGCACCAGGTTCACATCTGCGCCCGCGCCCGATTGCGAGATGCCGATGACCAGCGCCTCGCGCAGATCGAGCTTTGCCTGATAGATCGTATGCACGGCGGGCGCGGCCAGCGAGACCGGAATGCCGGTCGTGATTTCCAACAGGTAACGGCCAAACAGCGCCGCATTGTCAGAACTGCCGCGCGCGACTAGCACGATCAGCCGCGGACGATTGGCGTTCAAGTGGGCGGCGAAGCGGGCGATTTTTTTGCTCTCTTGTTTGATTGTGCGTGCGAGCGCGTCGGGTTGCTGCTCGATCTCGGCCAGCATTAGGGACATGGGTTCTCCGGTCGTCGGTAGTCAGTGGTTAGTGGTCAGTGGTCAGAAAATACGATCAGGTTTCGCTGATTACTGCTTACCACTGCCAAGTGCCAACTGCCAACTGCCAACCGCTGCCAGTTCCCCGCGCAACAGACCGGCATCGCGGGTGGCGCCGATGGCGGCGAGCGCGGTTTGCAGCGTGGTTAATTGTTCAGCAGTAAGCGATGGTGTTGGGATGTTTGAATGCGCGCCGGGGTTGGGATTGGCACCACCAAAGGCACGCGCCCAAAGCCGCACACCGGCGCGTGAGCGTTCGTCATACAGCAGATTCAAAGCGTTTTCCAGCGCGCGTTCAGGTGCGTAGCTGCGACTCTCCCAGGCATATTCGGCGGCGGTCGCCAGCGGCAGGCGCGCGGCGTAAACCGCATTGGGCGGAATGCACAGCCAGCCGAGCGCCTCTTGCGCCAACGCGGTTGCTTCGGCGCGTTTGGCCCCTAGAAACAAACCGCCTTTCGCGTTGCTGGCGAAGCTGCCCCAGACGAGCGGGCGGCGGCCTGTCAGCTTGGTCATTTCCTGCACGCGGGTGCGGGTGTATTCGGGCAGGAAGCTTTCGCTGCCCAGCCAGACCAGCGTGACGGAGGCAGGAAGATTTGCGCCGAGTTCCTGCAAATAGGCGCTCTGTTCGGCGGCGTCCAGCGGATTGGCGGGCACGACCGACAGGCGGCAGGTGGGGCAAGCGGCCTTCAACCATTCGTCAGTGCGCCGCACGAATTGCGCCTGGGCGGCGGCCAGTGTTTTGAAGCGCGCGCGTTCGGCGTCGCGTTGCAACTGTGTGGGCGCATCATCGAACGCGAGTACGAAGTCGTTGATGCCAGTGCTGGCCAGGGCTTTGAGCTTGGCGGTCAGCGCGGCGAAATCTTCTTCGCTGCTGTAATCAAGCGTCGCGCCGGGATTGAGCGCATAAACCAGGCTGACGAAATTCTCACGCGCGACGCGCGCCAGTTCGTCAAAGCGCTCCAGTTCGTGGTTGGGGTATGGCGCGCGCCAGCGGTCGCGCCGCCAGGGATCGAATTGCGCGGCGTATACATAACGATTCATGCGCACGCGGCCCAGGCAGCGCAACCATTCCAGACGTTCGCGCGGCGTCCAGGGCGCGTCGGCAACACGTTCGACCAGGCCGCGCTGTGCGTAATCGGGGGCTTCAGTCAGGTTGACGTCTTGCGCGAGTTGGCCGTTCGCGCCCAGTTGCTCCAACTTGCCGAAGGCGTAAAACGCGCCTGACGCGCTGGGCGCGGTGATTTCGATGCGGCGCGTTTGGCCGTTGCGGCGGCTGCGGATGGCATAGCCTTCTATGTTGGCGGCATTGGCGGGTTGTCCGCTCTGATTGAGTTTGACGGTGACCTCGACGGCCTCGGCGTCGGTTTTGAACACGCGCCAATCCACCGCCTCGAAACGATTGCTGAGGCGTTCATCCAGGTTGCGTCCGTTGGTGAAATCCCAGACGGCGCGCGGAGCGGCGGGTTGCGGCATGAAATTGCCCAAGTGCGCCAGATGCGTGATGACCCGGATGTCAGGCTCGATCAGGTCTGCGGGCGTCAGAGCGTTCAGGCGAATTTGCAGCCGTTGCAACAGGGTGAGTTCAAATTCAGCACGTTCACCGGCAGCCAGCAAGACCGCGTGGATGTTGCGTTTGAACTGTTCGGCAAAGAGCTTTTCGGCGTAAGGCCGCAACTCGCCGAGCGCAAAATTTTCGGCCTGTTCGGTGTCGGTGAGCATCGCGGTCGCGGGTTTGGGTTGGGTGCGCAAAAATTTTTCGAGCGGCGCGCGCACATACAGCGGATAGGCCCAATCGCGCAAATAGCTGCCGAGCAGCAGCGCGATCTGGGTGCGTTCGGTGCGGCGCACACGTTCGAGATTGTCGCGCAGGAATTTGATCGAGAGCAACCAGGCTGTGGTTTGGGTGAGCGCGCGCGTGACGGCCTGGCTATCCGTTGCGGGTGTGGCCGCCGCCGCATAGGCGGTCACGCGGTCGAGCAGTTTACGTTGGCGCAAATTGTTGAGCAGCGCTTCCTGGCTGGCCGCCGCGTGCGACAAATCGAGCACGGCGCAACGCGCGCCCTCAGTGGCAGCCTTTTCCAGCGCATTGGCAAGGGCCGAGGTCACATTGGGCGCGGTTTGCGCAGTATGGACGAAAAGATAAAGGTCGGCGCTCTGGCCTGGCGCTGCTTCGACACCGCCGAGCAGGTTGATTTGCGCGCGGATGGTTTGCTGCAACACGGCGTTCGGTGTGGTGGAAAAGATTGCCGCCACACGGGGCGCGAAGCCGAAACGCCGGTTGAGCAACCGTGTTTGCAACAACGCGGCGGCGCTTTCGACGGTGTCGCCCAGCGCGACGCGCTTTTGCCATTGGCGCGCGGCGATTTGATTCGACAATTCCGGCGCAGCGGGCGCGACTAGCAAAAAATCGAGCAGGTTGGCTTCGACCAATTCAAAGGCCTGCGGTGTGTGTGCGGCGCTGACCGAAGCGTAGATGGGCAGGTTCGGGCGTTGGGCGCGCAGCGCGGTGAGCCAGGTTTTGACGGCCTGCGCCTGGGCATTGCCGAGCAGCGGGTCGAGTGCCAGCAAGACGCCATCCGTTTCGGCGAAATCGAAACCTTGCGCCCAACGCAAGAGCGCGGCGCTGCCCGTCAAGGCCTCCTGCGGCGGCGCATAAAGCTGATGATCGGCCAGCGCCGCCAGTTGTTTGGGCCAGGCCAGCGCGTGCCAGCGCGGGTTGTGCGGGATCAATACGAAATTGCCGGCCAGGTATGCGCGGCGCGCATTACGCAGCACGGGGCGCGTTTGCGGCCAGACATTCGCGGTCGCGAGCCAGAGGCAACTGAGCCATCCCAGCAGCCAGAAATAAAACGGCCAACGAAGGGCCGAACCGTGATGTACTGCTTGTTTCATCAATGCGTTTCGTCGTTCGTTGGCCTGTTTCATGGAGCTCTGCTGGGCGCTTTAGCTTACTGGCGGCAGACGCCCGGCGTTAGGGACGCGGGCGTTTCGGCGGCGTACTGGTAGTGGTGGGCGCGTTCCCGCGCGGACGCACGTTGCGATTGGAATTGGTCGTCGTGGTCGTCGTGGTCGTCGCGGCTTGCCCTTTGACGCGATTGAAATCGTTGCTGTTTTGCGCGCCCTTTTGATCGCTGCCACGCATGTGCTCAGAGATTTCGCGCCGCGTGTTGTCGAGGCGTTCGGTGGCGGGCGGATGACTCGCCAAAATATTGCCCACGGAACCGGCGTTGTTTTGAGTCGCCTCAGCCAGGATGCCGAACATCTCGACCATGCCGCCCGTGTTATAACCGCTGCGTTCGATGTTGTAGAGGCCCAGATAATCGGCCTCGCGTTCGGCCTCGCGGCTGTGTTTCATCAGGAAGCCGCCCGCGATGAGTCCGCCGACGGCTTGTCCCATTTCAGCGCCTTGCTGACCGCCGAAAATTGCACCCGCGATGGTCGCGCCGATGGCAAGCACGCCGAGTTTTTGCGAACGCTTGACGTTCTCCAGTCCGTGCCGCGCGACGATGTGGCCGATCTCGTGGCCAATGACGCTGGCGAGTTGGGCTTCGCTTTTGACCTGATTGATCAGGCCGGTGTGCACGTAAACATAGCCGCCCAGCGTGGCGAAGGCGTTGAGCGAATTGTCTTCAATCACCGAAAAATGCCAGGGGATGTTTGGGCGTTGCGAATCGCGCGCCAGCTTTTGCCCCAGCCGTTCGACATAATCGGCGAGCGGCCCTTGCACCAGCCGGATGGGCTTGGGCTGTTCTTGTGGCTGGCCTTGTTGCGCTTCTTGCTTGGGGGGATTCAGCAGTTGCTGATGCACCTGCGCGCCCAATTTGAGTTCGTCCTCTTCGCTCAGGTAGCCCTGGTTGGAATGGGCTTTGTCGCGAAATTTGTCGTAAACATTGGCTTGCGCCCGCGCCGTCCCCGCCAGCGAAGCCAGCAACCCCAACGCCAGCGCCAGGTACAACGGTCTTTTCCACGCATTCACTTTCATTATACGTTCCTCCAAGAATTCATTCGTTCAGCAGCGCAAGCGCGTGGGGAAGCGTGCGCGCAATGGCGGCCAGGTTTTCGCGCGCGCCGCGCACGCTGCCTGGCACATTGACGATCAGCGTGCGGCCGCGCACGCCACAGACCGCGCGCGAGAGGGCCGCGAGCGGCGTAATTTTCAAACTTTCCTGCCGCATCAATTCCGCCAGTCCGGGTGCTTCGCGTTCGATCACCTCGCGGGTGGCTTCGGGCGTGATGTCGCGCGGGGCGAGGCCCGTGCCGCCCGTGGTGACGATCAAATTCGCCAAACCGTGATCGGCGTAATAGCGCAAGCGCGCGGCAATCTGGGCGCGTTCGTCCGGCAAGATTTCGGTCGCGACAAGCTCGGCGTGCAGGGTTTGCAATTCGGCCACGACGGCGGGGCCGGACAAATCCACGCGTTCACCGCGCGCGGCGGAATCACTAATGGTCAACACGACCGCCTTGATCGTGGTTTGCTTGAGTGCCATACAGGTTCACAAAAGGGAGGGGCAGAGTGTAAGGCTTCGGCGCGGTTGATTCAACGGGGGCTGGCGCTTCATTGCCGCTCGATCAGGTCGGGCTGGCTAAGCGGCGCGTCAGCTTGCAAACTTTCGATCATGCGCCGGGTGACGATAAACAAAGGCGCAGGCAAGGCGTCCAATTTGTACCAACCCCAGCCCTCGCACTTTTCCGGCTCGCACAATTGCGCTTCACCATCTGGGGCTTCACAGACAAAATCCACGTCAATGTAATGGCGTGCGCCGTCGTCACGTGTGAAGAGATAATTGCCGACTGCCAGCAACCGCAGCCCGGTGATTTCCAGCCCCGTTTCCTCGTGCACTTCGCGCCGTGCGGCGGCCTCGAAACTTTCGCCGTATTCGATGTGACCGCCGGGCGCGGCGTAATAGCCCGCCCCGTGCGAACCGCGCCGTTTGCCCAACAACACCTGGCCGTTGCGCATGACCAAAACACCCATGCCTACAAAAGGTCTTTCCATTGTCATCATTACTTGCTGTTAGTGTTTGCCGCGCGCCACGTCAATCACACGCTCATACAGCGTGACGTATTGCGGGATGACGCGCTCGGTATTGAATTGTTCGACCGCGTGCGCGCGCCCGCGTTGGCCGAAACTGCGTTGCTTGGTTTCATCCGTCAGAATCTCGACCGCGCGCTCGGCCAACGTTTGCACATCGCCGACTTCGATCAGATAGCCGCTTTGCCCATCCAGCACGACTTCGGGCAAACCGCCGACGCGCGAGGCGATGACCGGCACTTCGCAGGCCAACGCTTCCAGCGCCGACAGGCCGAACGATTCGGTCTCGCTCGGCAAGAGCAGCAAGTCCGCGACCGACAGGTAATCGGCGATGTTGGGCACCTGGCCGACA from Acidobacteriota bacterium encodes:
- a CDS encoding M48 family metalloprotease, with product MKVNAWKRPLYLALALGLLASLAGTARAQANVYDKFRDKAHSNQGYLSEEDELKLGAQVHQQLLNPPKQEAQQGQPQEQPKPIRLVQGPLADYVERLGQKLARDSQRPNIPWHFSVIEDNSLNAFATLGGYVYVHTGLINQVKSEAQLASVIGHEIGHIVARHGLENVKRSQKLGVLAIGATIAGAIFGGQQGAEMGQAVGGLIAGGFLMKHSREAEREADYLGLYNIERSGYNTGGMVEMFGILAEATQNNAGSVGNILASHPPATERLDNTRREISEHMRGSDQKGAQNSNDFNRVKGQAATTTTTTTTNSNRNVRPRGNAPTTTSTPPKRPRP
- a CDS encoding MogA/MoaB family molybdenum cofactor biosynthesis protein, whose amino-acid sequence is MALKQTTIKAVVLTISDSAARGERVDLSGPAVVAELQTLHAELVATEILPDERAQIAARLRYYADHGLANLIVTTGGTGLAPRDITPEATREVIEREAPGLAELMRQESLKITPLAALSRAVCGVRGRTLIVNVPGSVRGARENLAAIARTLPHALALLNE
- a CDS encoding NUDIX domain-containing protein: MERPFVGMGVLVMRNGQVLLGKRRGSHGAGYYAAPGGHIEYGESFEAAARREVHEETGLEITGLRLLAVGNYLFTRDDGARHYIDVDFVCEAPDGEAQLCEPEKCEGWGWYKLDALPAPLFIVTRRMIESLQADAPLSQPDLIERQ